The sequence below is a genomic window from Penaeus monodon isolate SGIC_2016 unplaced genomic scaffold, NSTDA_Pmon_1 PmonScaffold_9042, whole genome shotgun sequence.
GTTTGTAGGTTATATTGACGGTCTATCGTACAAaaatgctgcattttttttttttttcttttctttttttgtcatttttaattgTTCAAACTTAACAGTATATTTGTCTTCcacagccaatatatatatatttttttacattttccttagGCCTCCCCCTCGGGATGTATCGTGATTTCCAAAACGTAAGAAAATTATCTTTCAGCTAATCCGAATTCTATCATTGTTTTCTTCctgaaaatattgaataaaaagagaattaatTAGTAAACATAATGCATAAACATAATCACAATGCAATGGTAGCAAAATACTCTTAACACCCCTGTGCCGTATGCCCCAAATGTAGCAAATCCAGTCATTGCCGAGATTGGAAATATTGCAAATTGAGCGGCTAAGATAAATTTAGTAGTAACTACAGTGCGGCTATTCCGATACGATGTACCACTGATCTCAAATTTTTGatatcacaaaatttttaaatcagtGGTACTAACTCCAAAGTGCGGCTGCTATAACTGATGGATTCTGTGTTCCGACCCAGTGCGTGCGACAAAATTCGGGGGAAAAGCATTCGCAGTTACGAAAGATGGCTAATTTTAAGCGGGCGCGGCACCAAGTCACCGCCACGTCCTCCGAGGTATTCGGCACTAAAGCAAATTAATTCAACTTTGCATATTATGGCAAATATTATCATTGAACTTTCTTTATTTCACATTAATCATCACTAAGGTCTGTAAGCTCTGTTACTCAAATGTGGTGAAAGTTTGTCGGAAGTACTGCTAATAGTGTaatgttttgtttctattttactATTTGTAAATGCAATCAATTAATAAAATGCCGTTACTGTTTGATCAATAGTGAACGAGTATTTGCGCATAAATTTGATAGAATCATCAGGAAACTTAcgaacatattttcatttttagaagTCCCTTTCGTTCAATCATTTCATGCATTTGTATTGTGCGTCAATCAAGCAAAAAACAATCCCAAATTTAACAGCAGAGTTGTAGACTGTAATTGCCTAGGTAAAACATGGCCCCGTAACTATAGTGTCAACAAAACACGATTTGAAgctgttttactgtttttgttcaTATTGGTATTTGTAGAGAcgaagtcccaaaaccagggtatcatgcgAACCTAAAATCCAAacttaacctttcctaccttctatttattccttaGATAGGGGGCAAGCCTCCGGTTCTGAGCGGTGCTATGCAGAggatattttcgtcatttcaGGGCAAATATGAGACCGCAGAAGCTGTACTTGTTGTTAATGACTCTCTTTATGGTTTGTAAGTGTCCATTTCCCTACATCTCTGTGTCGCTGTGTGTAAATCATGTGAATTGTTTCCAAAAATACAATGTGAAGCGACGCTTACACTTACACAATAGAATATCGCTTTACAATaaaggaatattttatttttaaaaaaatcttaaaagtctGATGCTGGTTGAAACTGGAAATTTACAATCTAAGTTCGTCTTGATATAGATATACGCGCATGTGTGACACATGATCTTTCCAACCACAAAAAATCACTTCAATATTTCCCCCGTTAGGAAAGGATTTTCGTGCAGTGACTCGACAAAACCGAAGGTCGCCACCTTCTCGGTTTTCCGAGTATAAAGCCTCCGCTCTTCCGGCGTGTTGGCAGTTGCTTCTCAACGTCTCAACACTCAACATGGTTTGTCAACAAGAACTATatttttacccttctctctctttttctgtatatctACCAATCACTAGCCTTTTcactctcttctatatatttgtgtgtgtgtgtgtgtgtgtgtgtgtatgtgtgtgtgtgtgtgtgtgtgtgtgtgtgtgtgtgtgtgtgcgtgtgtaaaaaatattagtaataatcagATTTAAATTTTACCATGTAGTAAAACTTAATGTAGTAAAATTTTACAAGCAAGGTCTTGACAAGACCTTGAAGTTTAATCAAGATATGAATATCATGATTTTCACTCAGGTCCGCGCACTCTTCACCGTCATGGTCCTGGCCCTCGTGGTCGCCTTCGCCGCCGCCGGTCACTTCGGcggaggtggatttggtggaCACTCTGGTGGATTTGGCGGTGGAAAATCCGGTGGATTCAGCAGCGGAGGattcggaggtggatttggaggtaaTCTTTCTTATCGTTTGAACGGAAAATAATGGCTGAGTAGGATGTACTCTGCGAAAGTTGATTCTATCTAGTGATAACATGTGAAGATT
It includes:
- the LOC119572001 gene encoding zinc finger protein ZIC 2-like, with amino-acid sequence MANFKRARHQVTATSSEIGGKPPVLSGAMQRIFSSFQGKYETAEAVLVVNDSLYGKDFRAVTRQNRRSPPSRFSEYKASALPACWQLLLNVSTLNMVRALFTVMVLALVVAFAAAGHFGGGGFGGHSGGFGGGKSGGFSSGGFGGGFGGGHRGFGGGFGGFGGGHGGFGGGFGGYGR